One window from the genome of Eriocheir sinensis breed Jianghai 21 chromosome 7, ASM2467909v1, whole genome shotgun sequence encodes:
- the LOC126993672 gene encoding uncharacterized protein LOC126993672 produces the protein MADAIWATKAREAKAPSSTHSLDLFQLLKDRILFLRGKVDDVDKDYSFHSVHSRVKRGLLNIVGSASKFLFGTATDEDVRDLRDHYNRVLSFAAQNRRVINDNCKELARLHTHIEELLEQTNKMAEVVNMVVKQTDQVNQFLLLDQALHVLESVIESVTTANQQVISNMVDAAHGRVTPALFPLHDLIMTIHIGYQNYSLKPLYNPDMSQYFYPLIESSLTPDAIIIHVPFQTADVFEAHEIVPFPFSAKDSVLTPDTTPSLVLIAKDFTLYSTGSYSLLKYCKETVFKRFYCSASLFAFLPVRGGVCEIALTRVNASDALSLCPYKQLPPTPVFHKNFHGLHYFYFPQSFYVSVICPEGTTYQQVIGHYAIAEACYIRSTNITTYPSRIRLDFTANISHRVFPQRSLDNIHFSSISYVTNSLNSLSFANETEFAETLEETLPEYLHLTYLYPGIFVPMVLMFVSLVVVCNLLRRNSVLHDYLIVQMRRQDARKSQAR, from the coding sequence atggcagacgccatatgGGCAACCAAGGCTAGGGAagcaaaggcaccttctagtactcactctctggatctttttcaactactgaaggataggattctgttcttacggggaaaggtaGATGACGTAGACAAGGACTATagctttcactcagttcactctcgggtaaagagggggctgctcaacatcgttgggtccgcctcaaagttcctattcggtacggcaaccgacgaggacgtgcgcgatttgcgagaccactacaatcgtgtactttcctttgctgcccagAATCGCAGAGTAATCAACGACAATTGTAAagaacttgcgcgattgcatactcacattgaggaactgctagagcaaacgaatAAGATGGCAGAAGTTGTCAACATGGTTGTCAAGCAGACAGACCAGGTAAATCAGTTTCTCcttctagatcaggccttgcatgtactggaaaGCGTCATTGAATCTGTCACAACGgcgaatcagcaggttattagcaacatggtagatgcggcgcacggtagagtcacacctgccctgtttcctctacacgatttgataatgactatccatatcgggtatcaaaattatagtctcaagccattgtacaacccagacatgagtcaatatttttaccctttgattgagtccagcctcacgcccgatgccataatTATTCATGTTCCGTTCCAGACGGCAGATGTGTTTGAGGcacatgaaattgttccattccccttctccgctaaggacagtgtgttgacCCCAGACAcgaccccgtctcttgtcttaattgcAAAGGACTTCACTCTGTATTCAACGGGAAGCTACTCACTATtgaaatattgcaaggagacggtcttcaagcgattctattgctctgcatctctttttgccttcctacctgttcggggaggagtgtgtgagatcgccctcacccgggtgaacgcgtctgacgctctttccctgtgcccttacaagcaactacccccaacaccgGTTTTTCATAAGAACTTTCATGGTTTACATTATTTCTACTTTCCTCAGTCTTTCTATGTAtcagtaatctgcccggagggtaccacttatcaacaggtaattggtcactatgccatagcggaagcatgctatatccgctccactaacataacgacGTACCCATCAAGGATCCGTTTGGATTTCactgccaatatttcccatcgagtgtttcctcagcggtctctcgataacattcacttctccagcatctcttatgtgacaaattctcttaattcattgtcttttgcaaacgaaacagagtttgcagaaaccctggaggaaacgctgcctgaatacttgcacctcacctacttgtaccctggaatttttgtgccgatggttctgatgttcgtcagtctcgtcgtcgtgTGCAACCttcttaggaggaactctgtcctgcacgattatttgattGTTCAGATGAGGCGACAGGATGCAAGGAAGTCACaggcaaggtag